One window of Candidatus Cloacimonadaceae bacterium genomic DNA carries:
- the scpA gene encoding methylmalonyl-CoA mutase: MKPDLTNLTPSFSPSGKAAKPDFPIWKTNEQIDVSPIYTKSDLDAVQHLDYLSGLPPFLRGPYPSMFIQRPWTIRQYAGFSTAEESNAFYRRNLAMGQKGLSIAFDLATHRGYDSDHERVAGDVGKAGVAVDSILDMKILFDRIPLDQMSVSMTMNGAVIPIMAFYIVAAEEQGVPPELLNGTIQNDILKEYMVRNTYIYPPEPSMRIIADIFRYTSQKMPRFNSISISGYHMHEAGATADLEMAYTLADGLEYVRTAIDAGIDIDLIAPRLSFFWAEGMNYFMEIAKLRGARVLWAKIINQFNPKNPKSLALRTHSQTSGWSLTEQDPYNNITRTCIEAHAATMGHTQSLHTNSLDEAIALPTDFSARIARNTQLFLQHETNITKVIDPWAGSYYVEKLTDGLMKRAWAHITEVERLGGMAKAIETGLPKMRIEEASARRQARIDSAADIIVGVNKYVLEREDAMEILEVDNSAVRDSQLARLKKLRAERDSDKVQKSLAAITKCAESKDGNLLECAIIAARNRASLGEISDAMEKVFGRHQASIKLINNVYSSEYANMDDIEKVRDLTDKFAETEGRRPRILIAKMGQDGHDRGAKVVATAYADMGFDVDVGPLFQTPEETARQAVENDVHIIGMSSLAAGHKTLLPQLVGELKKLKREDILIIVGGVIPAQDYEFLLSHGAAAIFGPGTKLPQAANTIMEKLFDSISG, translated from the coding sequence ATGAAGCCTGATCTGACCAACCTGACCCCGAGTTTTTCCCCATCAGGAAAAGCGGCAAAACCCGATTTCCCGATCTGGAAGACCAACGAGCAGATCGACGTCAGCCCTATCTATACCAAGAGCGATCTCGATGCCGTGCAGCATCTTGACTATCTTTCCGGTTTGCCGCCTTTCCTCAGGGGTCCATATCCATCGATGTTTATTCAACGCCCCTGGACGATCAGGCAATATGCAGGATTTTCCACCGCAGAAGAGAGCAACGCCTTCTACCGCAGAAACTTGGCGATGGGGCAGAAAGGACTTTCGATCGCGTTTGACCTTGCTACTCACCGCGGCTATGATTCCGATCACGAAAGAGTAGCTGGCGACGTCGGAAAAGCTGGTGTGGCGGTGGATTCGATCCTTGATATGAAGATCCTCTTTGATCGCATTCCGCTCGATCAGATGTCGGTTTCGATGACCATGAACGGAGCAGTGATACCGATCATGGCATTCTACATCGTCGCTGCCGAGGAACAGGGCGTGCCACCGGAACTGCTCAACGGCACGATCCAAAACGACATTCTGAAGGAATATATGGTGCGCAACACCTATATCTATCCTCCCGAGCCCTCGATGCGCATCATTGCCGATATCTTCCGCTACACTTCACAGAAAATGCCACGTTTCAACAGCATCAGCATTTCCGGCTATCACATGCACGAAGCGGGTGCCACAGCGGATTTGGAGATGGCATATACCCTCGCGGACGGGCTTGAATATGTCCGCACCGCCATCGATGCGGGGATTGATATAGATTTGATCGCCCCGCGGCTTTCCTTCTTTTGGGCGGAAGGAATGAACTACTTCATGGAGATCGCCAAGCTGCGCGGAGCGAGAGTGCTTTGGGCAAAGATCATCAATCAATTCAATCCCAAAAATCCCAAATCGCTGGCGCTGAGAACTCATTCACAAACCTCGGGATGGAGTCTCACAGAACAGGATCCATATAACAATATCACCCGCACCTGCATCGAAGCCCATGCCGCGACAATGGGTCACACGCAATCCCTGCACACAAACTCTTTGGACGAAGCGATCGCCCTGCCAACGGATTTCAGCGCTCGCATCGCGCGTAATACTCAGCTCTTTTTGCAGCACGAGACCAATATCACCAAAGTGATCGATCCCTGGGCTGGCTCATACTATGTGGAAAAATTGACGGACGGCCTGATGAAACGTGCCTGGGCACACATCACCGAAGTTGAAAGACTCGGCGGCATGGCAAAAGCGATCGAGACCGGTCTGCCCAAAATGCGCATCGAAGAAGCTTCCGCCCGGCGTCAGGCAAGAATCGATTCAGCAGCGGATATCATCGTCGGCGTGAACAAATATGTCCTCGAACGCGAAGACGCCATGGAAATCCTCGAAGTGGACAACAGCGCCGTGCGCGATTCTCAGCTTGCCAGGCTGAAAAAGCTCAGAGCTGAACGCGACAGCGACAAGGTACAAAAAAGCCTGGCAGCGATCACCAAATGTGCCGAATCCAAAGACGGAAATCTGCTTGAATGCGCCATTATCGCGGCTCGCAACCGCGCCTCTCTGGGAGAAATCTCCGATGCCATGGAAAAGGTCTTTGGACGCCATCAGGCAAGCATCAAACTAATCAACAACGTTTACAGCAGCGAGTATGCCAATATGGATGATATCGAAAAAGTGAGAGACCTCACGGACAAATTTGCCGAAACTGAGGGTCGCAGACCGCGCATCCTCATTGCCAAAATGGGTCAGGATGGTCATGACCGTGGTGCCAAAGTCGTTGCCACCGCCTACGCGGATATGGGTTTCGACGTCGATGTCGGTCCCCTCTTCCAGACTCCTGAGGAAACGGCACGCCAGGCAGTGGAAAACGACGTCCACATCATCGGTATGAGTTCCCTCGCAGCGGGGCACAAGACCCTTTTGCCACAGCTTGTTGGGGAATTGAAAAAGCTCAAGCGCGAAGACATCCTCATCATCGTCGGCGGCGTGATTCCCGCTCAGGACTATGAATTTCTGCTTTCTCACGGAGCGGCGGCAATCTTTGGTCCGGGAACGAAACTACCCCAGGCGGCGAACACCATTATGGAGAAACTCTTCGACTCGATCAGCGGATAA